GTTAAGTTTAGCGTCTTGTAAATTTTCTCCAAAATTTCGTGGTCCAAATATCGGAAAATAATGTTATCTCCAATTCGCTCTTTCATTTCGTTGAGACATGTCAATGcctgaaaacaaataaaatttttagaTTATCCTGTATACTTCATATCAATCAAAAATCCTACGTAGAAGTAGTTTTTCCACAATTTATTAATAAGTTCAAGCCTAAATATCAAGAATGAACAAATAAGAGCCTGTAAACGATACAATGTATTTATGAAAAATCTGTATGTTCCATACAGTCGCTATTACTACTTTTACAAAATTATGGTTTATTATCAACGTCATTTTCGATTTCATAATACGTTGCAACTTTGCCAAATAACGAAACTTGTGCTAGGTCATAACTTATTTTACGATTAGCTGATGCTATCCGGAGTTCGATTAATTAACATATATTCTGGATAAAATCTTTTCCATCATACAGAAAGTGTATGTAATGAAACTGTTCCTGCATATTACTAGTCCTAACTCAGAGGGAATGTTAGCAAGTGGGTCAATCGAGTGAAAAAGATCTTGGAACTATTCTGATGTTTACTAAGTTGAATCGAATGAGGCTACATCCCTTTGTTGCTTTCTTCAGCTTTTGGATTTCGAACCGGTAGTTCTGACGgtaaatgtttataaatgataaataagctCTTCTACCTTATCTGAGTCGATTAATATTCGCTCCAACAGTGTCTAAAAATGTTCAAGTAGTCCTTTTACGGTGTAAGAATCCTAATTGTTTGAAAGAAGGCAGAATATCGATAATCCCATACCAGCACAGGCTTAACAAAAGATGCGACGTCATACTTAGTGGCTACTGATGTAgacataaattatttttgtatacgTTGTTTCTCTGAGCTTTAGTCAAAAATTGATATAAGCGACTATTCTCAGATCTTATTGGTAGTAGGATTCATACAACTGAATAAACTATTCAAGGCTTAAATGCTATCCTCAGATCCCCAAAAGGTAATGGTGTTGCTAAATGTTCTTGAGGTTTAAACTAAGAAAATTGAAGGCCTGGGATTTCCGTGGTGGTAAGTACTTTTAGTTAGAGACGTTCACTTTTCCTCTTCCATTTCTGTGAAAAGTACAAGTGAACCAATCATAGTATAAAAATCCTTGTTACTCAATGAGTTTGAGTGCTAATACTATCAGATTTATTGTCTGAATACCGTTTCATCTATCAAGTGAATCTTATTGTTCGTTCATGAGTCATTCAAGAAAAGCGAGTTTCCAATATTAAATTGAATCTGTTTTTAGGAAAATTTTCATAAGGGAAAATATCGGTTGTAATAAAAGAGTGGGTATTATTGTTTGAGTGTCtcattcaaatattatttgtaattatcactgtatttgataaaattactcataaataatcaaattctaATCATAGTATGGGGATTATTAAACTCAATCAGAATATTGAATTACGCCGAAATATTGGATATAATACacaaatcaatcgaaaatgccTTGATTTACACTGTCTAGGTTAGATGATGACGTATATTATGATATAACATTAAAGCACTGAACATATCATTAAACTTAGAAATTATTTCAGTGTTATATAGTGATATTTTTTAGCAGGGAAACAATTCGTATTGATAATGTTGATTCCTCTTTAGAATTTATCAGTAATAGGATTGACTTACAGCTTTATATTTCTCTTCCATTACTAATCCACGTATTATTAAAGAATAAATATCTCCAGGTCTCAATATATCACCTTGCCCAATATTTTCTAAAAGTGTAAAACATCTTTGCATTGCATCTATTGGGTTTGTAGAAAACAACCTATTCATTTGAACGAAAAGCGCAAATATTTTATTAGTAAATTGGGGATGAGTTACTCATATTTCATTCGTTTAACAATAAGAGTACACAATTGTATTGGTAAAAGTTTATATTGTGATCAAAGATGACTACTTTTATTCCACGGACAAATGAAGTTGTTTCGCCTTActgaaaatacttttaaaaaatttgTGATTTTTGTAAATAACATTGATTTCTCTTTACTTT
The nucleotide sequence above comes from Schistosoma haematobium chromosome Unknown HiC_scaffold_55, whole genome shotgun sequence. Encoded proteins:
- a CDS encoding uncharacterized protein (EggNog:ENOG410VB59~COG:U) translates to MNRLFSTNPIDAMQRCFTLLENIGQGDILRPGDIYSLIIRGLVMEEKYKAALTCLNEMKERIGDNIIFRYLDHEILEKIYKTLNLTSIEYDKHTSDKITIENDALDTPTYEGNAIDGNVSDETNDC